The DNA segment GTCAGGCCCCAGGCGACGAACATCCGGGTGGCCGTCGACCAGCGGACCACGCCGCCCTTGCGGCCCAGGCCCGCACCCATCACCGAACCCGAGACCGAGTGCGTGGTGGACAGGGAGAAACCGAGGTGGGAGGAGGCCAGGATGACCGTCGCGGCGCTGGTCTGGGCGGCGAAGCCCTGCTGCGGCTGGAGGTCGGTCAGGCCCTTGCCCATGGTGCGGATGATGCGCCAGCCGCCGAGGTAGGTGCCGAGCGCGATGGCGATGCCCGCGGAGAGGATGACCCACATCGGCGGGTCGGAGTCCGGGGCGAGGGTGCCGCCGGTGACCAGGGCCAGGGTGATGATGCCCATCGTCTTCTGGGCGTCGTTGGTGCCGTGGGCCAGGGAGACCAGGCCGGCGGAGGCGATCTGTCCGGCCCGGTACCCCTTCTCGGAGGCCTTGCTGTCGGCCGATTTGCGGCCCATGCGGTAGGTCAGCCGGGTCGCGAACATCGCGGCCAGGCCGGCGACCAGCGGCGCGGCGATCGCGGGGATCAGTACCTTGGTGACCAGGACGTCGCCGTGCACGGCGCCGAAGCCCGCCGAGGCGACGGTGGCGCCGATCAGGCCGCCCATCAGGGCGTGCGAGGAACTGGACGGCAGACCGACCAGCCAGGTCAGGAGGTTCCAGAGGATCGCGCCGACCAGTGCGGCGAAGATGACCTCGGGACGGATGCCGGCCTCGTCGACGAGGCCCTTGGAGATCGTGTTGGCGACCTCCACGGAGAGGAAGGCGCCCACCAGGTTGAGCACGGCGGACATGGCCACCGCAACCTTGGGCTTGAGAGCACCGGTCGAAATGGTCGTCGCCATCGCGTTCGCGGTGTCGTGGAAACCGTTCGTGAAATCAAACGCGAGTGCGGTTACTACCACAATCGCGAGGATCAGCGAGAAGCTTTCCATTTACCCAGGCAATCGTTCGAAGTCATTGGCGCGTTGAACGTAAGTAACCTGAATGAACGGAAGATGAACTGGGATGGGCGTCGGAGTGACCGTGGTGAAGCCGGATGCTCCACGGTCGGCCGGAAGCGGCTGCGGACGGTCGGCCGGAAGCGGGTGGGCACGGCCGGGAGCCGAAGGCACGCCGTTGAAGAGATTTCGGTCACCCGGCAGGATCACGGCATGGCTGAGCAACAGGTCGACCGGCGGGACACGAAGAAGCGGTGGGAGCGGCCGGCGAGCGACGAGGAGGCCCGCGCCTGGACCGCCCTCGTCGGGGCGGCCCGCCGAACCGCCGCGGACGGGCTCGTCGTCGGGACCTCCGGCAACGTCTCGCTGCGGGTGGGGGAGACCGTGCTGGTCACCCCCTCGGGCGTGCCCTACGACCGGCTGACGCCGGACGACGTGACCGGCGTCGACCTCACCGGCCGGCAAATCCTCGGCACCCTGGCCCCGACCAGCGAGCTGCCCATGCATCTCGCGGTGTACCGCACGACCGGCGCCCGCGCGGTGGTGCACACCCACGCCGTGCACGCGACGGCCGTCTCCACACTTGTCGACGAACTCCCGCTGATCCACTACATGGCCGCCGCGCTCGGCGGACCCGCACGGGTGGCCCCGTACGCGACCTACGGCACCGACGAGCTGGCCGAGAACATGCTGCGCGCCCTCGAGGACCGCGCCGGCTGCCTCCTCCAGAACCACGGCACCGTCACCTACGGCACGACCCTCGACCAGGCCTACGACCGCACCGCCCAGCTGGAGTGGATGTGCAGACTCTGGCTGACCGCCTCGTCCGTCCCCGGCCGCTCCCCGAACCTCCTGTCGGCCGAGCGGCTCGCAGAGGTCACGAACCGCCTGCAGAGCTACGGCCGGCCCGGCTGACCGGCTGTGGCGGGCGGCGGGGCGGAGCAGGGCCCGGAACGGCCGGCCGCACCGGCGGCGTCTCCCACGGTGGGCGTCCACTGGCCGGGGGCCGGCCGGGTGACCGATTCCCGGGCCGGCCGGCCGACGGAGGCCCTCCCGGGCCGTCCAGGCGCTCACGGGCAGCGCGGCCGAGCGGCCGGTGGGGGCGGCACACTCCGGGAGCGGTTGACCGCCGCCGCCGGTGGGGTCCCCCGGCGGGCGGTCCACAGCGTGGCCGGATGGCCGGCCGGCCCGGTCGGCTTCCGGGACTGACGGCGGGGACCACGTGCCGGCCGGATCG comes from the Streptomyces sp. KMM 9044 genome and includes:
- a CDS encoding inorganic phosphate transporter, whose amino-acid sequence is MESFSLILAIVVVTALAFDFTNGFHDTANAMATTISTGALKPKVAVAMSAVLNLVGAFLSVEVANTISKGLVDEAGIRPEVIFAALVGAILWNLLTWLVGLPSSSSHALMGGLIGATVASAGFGAVHGDVLVTKVLIPAIAAPLVAGLAAMFATRLTYRMGRKSADSKASEKGYRAGQIASAGLVSLAHGTNDAQKTMGIITLALVTGGTLAPDSDPPMWVILSAGIAIALGTYLGGWRIIRTMGKGLTDLQPQQGFAAQTSAATVILASSHLGFSLSTTHSVSGSVMGAGLGRKGGVVRWSTATRMFVAWGLTLPAAALVAAIAEWVCGFGGWGTALVAVFLVGSSAAIWKISRREVIDHTNVNETDEEQSGVVTAAMAAVAIPPAGHVSDELSATVPAPADPTAPPAKTTV
- a CDS encoding class II aldolase/adducin family protein; this encodes MAEQQVDRRDTKKRWERPASDEEARAWTALVGAARRTAADGLVVGTSGNVSLRVGETVLVTPSGVPYDRLTPDDVTGVDLTGRQILGTLAPTSELPMHLAVYRTTGARAVVHTHAVHATAVSTLVDELPLIHYMAAALGGPARVAPYATYGTDELAENMLRALEDRAGCLLQNHGTVTYGTTLDQAYDRTAQLEWMCRLWLTASSVPGRSPNLLSAERLAEVTNRLQSYGRPG